CAATTGCGTTCTCTGCACAATGCATCCCGCCCGATATTTCAGCGATTCTTCGCTCGGCAAACATATCCGAAGCATTCGAAACTCGCCACGAGAGGTTATCTATAACAGTCAACTCCTCGTCTCCTCGGCTCTTTATGCCATGTCCGGCTTGTGCATCAGTTCGTTCCCTTCATTATCATCAAACCATTTCTAACCTGTTGCAGCGTGGGATCAAGGCTCCAGTTCCGTCGTCCCGTCTCTCCCAGGCTTCTCGAAGGCTTTCGGTATTACCTCTGCTGCGAATCCTAGCGAGGTCGCCAACTTTATATCATTCGTCTACCTGACGGCGGGCGTTGGATCAGCCCTGTcgttcttcatcaacgatcGAATCGGACGCCTCTGGTCACTGCGACTCTACTTTGCTATTTGGATTATCGGTCAGCTTATTGCAACATTCTCTTATGGAAACAAGGGTGCTCTCTACACTGCTCGCTTCGTGTCTGGACTTGGCATCGGTCCTTTGACTGTCACGGGCCCCATGTCGATTGTTGAGATCGCGCCGACCGAGATTCGTGGCCTCCTGACTGTATGGTTTAGCGTTGTTATGCTTCTGAGCTTAACTATCAGTACCTTGACCGTCTATGCTTGTTTCCTCCACCTCCCCGCCTCTCATCTCCAATACCAATTCGTATGGTTCCTTCCTACCATCATCTGCGGCATCATTATTGCTGCAAGCTTCTTCGCATGCGAGTCTCCGCGATGGCTTATGCTGGTTGGCCGCAAGGAAGAAGCTATCGAGACCTTAGTTGCTCTACGAGGTCTACCAGCTGATCACCCCCGCGTCGCTGGAGAAATCGCAGACATTGAGCAGCAGATCCAAGCTGAAAAGTCGCGATATGCTTCAGGCGGCGGTGTGAGAGATATCCTGAGAGAGACCTTTATGGTACCTGGAAACCTTCGAAGAGTCCAACAATCATTGATCTCATACCTTTTGGCTCAGCTCTCTGGTGCGAACTCTGTTACCAGCTACCTGGTGCCGATTCTCTCATTGATGGGAATAAACAGCGCTCACGGGAACAACCTATTCCTGTCGAGTATGTACTCCCTATCTAAGTTCTTTTACACGCTTATCGCCTCCTTCTTTTTCATTGATGCTCTGGGACGCCGAAAGTCCCTCTTCATCGGAATTACCATTCAGCTGATTTCTGATGTCTACCTCGGAGCCTATATCAAGAGTCACCAGGATGGTTCTGTTGCTCCAGGTGCTTCCACCGCCGCGATCGCAGCTATATTTATTCATGGGTTCGGCTACGCTGTTGGTAAGTCCTTGCTTAGTTCCCCCGATACTCAATGTCTCTAATAGTCATCATCCAAGGCCTCCTGGTTCTTCCATACGTCTTCGGGGCAGAGCTCTGGCCGAACAGCATTCGATCGTTCGGCTCAGCACTAAGCCAGACCTTTCACTGGCTGTTCTATTTTGGCATCAATCGGGCAACCCCTTCTATTCTCTCCAGCATGCACAACTGGGGAGCCTTTATCTTCTTTGCAGGGTGGTGTCTCGTGGCAGTAATCTACGTATTCTTCGCTGTCCCTGAGACTGCAGGATTACCCCTCGAGCACATAGATGCTCTGTTTGAGTGCCCTTGGTGgcagatcagatcaaaggccaagacgCTCCACGTAACTACAATTTCAGGTTCtgtcgttgatgaggagaagtaagtgctatattattagcaTAAGTGTTAAGGCAATTCAGCTTACAACATTAACCAGTAGCCCAGAGAGCCTTGATTCCAAGTACGATAAAATTGCGACAACAAGCAAGCAGACTGATTCTTGAGAATCAGCAGGATGCTATAACTCCAACTTCATATGTGTAGCACATAAGGTCGGAGTCGCGAACCAGGGATTGGAACGGAAATATTAGATAGGTGTAGCATTGGTAAATGCAACTGAATCCCCTACTTTCCTAGGTAGTAGTTATTCAATAATTCACAGACCTATCGGTTCTTCCACGGCCGTGATTGAACTGGGGCAGATGTATCGGTCGAACCATCTAGAGCCATACCTGGATGACTTCTACGCGATCATCCACGGTTTTATTGCGTCATGACACGTGTTGAGATCCGGGTATCGAATTAGCCAATTTCTAATCATAGGTGAGATTACGGTATGTTAGTGCTTTTATAAACTTCTACCAAAAAGAATTattcaccatcaccaaatcAACCCAAATAAGCactatttaggttattattaacgAGAAATTGCACCAACCACAATAATCTCAGGCCTTGTCAATTTGTATTACTGACCCTATGGAGAAATTAAATTGAGTCGCGACAATCAATGTCGATACAGTCCTTGTGTATTCCGCTCAGTTACATCTTAGCACTTACGCGGTTCGCGTTGACAGGGCTGTTGgccttgccagtcttgaaaAACGCTCTGATATTCTCAAAACATTCCCTCTCGGCCTTTTGAAACGCAACATCCGTCAAACCGCCGAGGTGCGGTTGAACAATAACGTTGTCCTGCTCCAAAAACCAGGGATCGACGTTTGGCTCATTCGCCAGCACATCAAGACCCGCCCTTGCAATCTTGCCCGATTTCAGTGCCGCCTTAAGAGAGGCTTCGTTGACAATAGCTCCTCGAGCCGTGTTCACAAAAAAGCTCCCATCTTTCATGGCATCAAATTCTGCTGGACCGATCAAGCCAGTGGTCTTTTCATTCAGCGGGCAGTTGAGGGACACGATATCAGACTGGGATAATAGTTCGTGGAGGGAAGAGCAGTAGGTCGCATTGTACTCTTGTTCCACCTCATGGGGTAGTTGGCGACGGTTGTAATATTTAATCTTCATGTTGAAAGCTGCGGCCTTTTTGGCGAGATACTTTAACCCTCAGTTAGCTAACGGGTGCCAAAAGAAGTAGAGGGTAGGTTGATGATGCGTACCTTTCCGATGGAACCCATACCGACGATGCCTAGCGTCATGTTGGTGGGATCACGAGCTGGAATGAGCGAGCCAGGCTCTCCTCGCCACTTGCCAGCCCGTGCTGTGCGCTCAGCCTTGGAAGTATTTCTGAGAACAGCCAGGGTGAGAAAGATGGCCATGTCTGCTGTCGCCTCTGCAACAGCATCAACTGAGTTACAGAAAAGAATGTTATTCTTGGACATCcaatcaacatcaaactcgTTGTATCCAGCAGATGCCGACGTGATGATGCGGCAGTCGGGCGCCAACGAACTCAAAAGACCCTCGTCAAATGGCTCAAAAGGCGGCGTGCCCATTCGAATGACAAAAGCATCTACAGGACCCTTTTCTTTGATCAACTCTGGCAATAGCTGCTGAGTCTCGGCGCGATCATTGGCGTCTAGCACGTCAAAGTCGTGGTCTCGACTAAAGGCTTCCAAATAATCAGCGCCGGCGAATTTAGGCGCTCCCAAGCTAACAACGTGGGGTCTCTGAGAAGTGCGGCTTGGAGACATGATGGATGAATGTACGGACTGGATGTAGAGAAGCTGTGCGACGGCCAAGGTATCGCGATTTGACCAACTAACTATATGCACCGAGATGCGCAATCTTGAATGCCTGGCTCAATCATGGCTCCCAAAGCAGCAAAGATCGACAAGGAAACCCCCGAAGGCAGCGATAACCTGCCGGTAAGCCCCGTGATTGGTCAAGAGTGAACCCCCGCACCACGAAACCAACCAACCCTGTCCGGGCGATGCCTTTACAGATGAAAATAACTGGATGTATGGAAGGAATATTTGAGCCTCACCTTTCCGACAGGAATCCAAAAAGCGATGATGGCACAACAGAATACAGATTTAGGACCGCCTTTGGGCTTTCTCGCTGTCGAAGTTGACATTCACCGTCCCCCAGGCGATCCCTTTAACCAGGATACATGGCCCTTTCCCCTCATCCGCGAAAAGGTGACAGGCACATCGGAGGCACAAATTGTCACCAATGGCGACTACGAGGATGCTTTCATCGATCGTTTTGTGCAAGCCACGATAAGGCTCGCGG
This DNA window, taken from Fusarium fujikuroi IMI 58289 draft genome, chromosome FFUJ_chr11, encodes the following:
- a CDS encoding related to quinate transport protein, with product MHPARYFSDSSLGKHIRSIRNSPREVIYNSQLLVSSALYAMSGLCITWDQGSSSVVPSLPGFSKAFGITSAANPSEVANFISFVYLTAGVGSALSFFINDRIGRLWSLRLYFAIWIIGQLIATFSYGNKGALYTARFVSGLGIGPLTVTGPMSIVEIAPTEIRGLLTVWFSVVMLLSLTISTLTVYACFLHLPASHLQYQFVWFLPTIICGIIIAASFFACESPRWLMLVGRKEEAIETLVALRGLPADHPRVAGEIADIEQQIQAEKSRYASGGGVRDILRETFMVPGNLRRVQQSLISYLLAQLSGANSVTSYLVPILSLMGINSAHGNNLFLSSMYSLSKFFYTLIASFFFIDALGRRKSLFIGITIQLISDVYLGAYIKSHQDGSVAPGASTAAIAAIFIHGFGYAVGLLVLPYVFGAELWPNSIRSFGSALSQTFHWLFYFGINRATPSILSSMHNWGAFIFFAGWCLVAVIYVFFAVPETAGLPLEHIDALFECPWWQIRSKAKTLHVTTISGSVVDEENSPESLDSKYDKIATTSKQTDS
- a CDS encoding glycerate/formate dehydrogenase-like protein encodes the protein MSPSRTSQRPHVVSLGAPKFAGADYLEAFSRDHDFDVLDANDRAETQQLLPELIKEKGPVDAFVIRMGTPPFEPFDEGLLSSLAPDCRIITSASAGYNEFDVDWMSKNNILFCNSVDAVAEATADMAIFLTLAVLRNTSKAERTARAGKWRGEPGSLIPARDPTNMTLGIVGMGSIGKYLAKKAAAFNMKIKYYNRRQLPHEVEQEYNATYCSSLHELLSQSDIVSLNCPLNEKTTGLIGPAEFDAMKDGSFFVNTARGAIVNEASLKAALKSGKIARAGLDVLANEPNVDPWFLEQDNVIVQPHLGGLTDVAFQKAERECFENIRAFFKTGKANSPVNANRVSAKM